In Candidatus Sedimenticola sp. (ex Thyasira tokunagai), the following proteins share a genomic window:
- a CDS encoding helix-turn-helix transcriptional regulator has product MSKRKECDGEFTEDFDKGYQAFKIGVLLKQAREASGLTQAEIADKLHTKKSAISRMENHAEDIRLSTLEKFAAVLGRKLEVSIR; this is encoded by the coding sequence TTGAGTAAGAGAAAAGAGTGTGATGGAGAGTTCACCGAAGATTTTGATAAAGGCTATCAAGCATTCAAGATTGGTGTACTGTTGAAACAGGCAAGAGAGGCATCTGGTTTAACGCAGGCAGAAATAGCAGACAAACTTCACACAAAAAAGTCAGCTATTTCACGAATGGAAAACCACGCAGAGGATATACGGCTATCAACTTTGGAGAAATTCGCTGCTGTGCTAGGTAGGAAGCTTGAAGTATCAATAAGGTAA
- a CDS encoding type II toxin-antitoxin system VapC family toxin has product MYLLDTNVISELRKAKTTKADKNVVTWAESVSATRLFLSVITILELETGILLVERRDPRQGAMLRSWINTHVLPAFSDRILVVDTAVAQRCAKLHVPDPRSDRDAIIAATAMVHDMTVVTRNVDDFISTSVDILNPWEFKNPT; this is encoded by the coding sequence ATGTACCTTCTCGATACCAATGTCATTTCAGAATTGAGAAAAGCAAAAACCACTAAAGCTGACAAAAATGTCGTGACTTGGGCAGAGAGTGTTTCAGCAACAAGACTTTTCTTATCGGTCATTACCATTCTAGAGCTTGAAACTGGAATACTTTTGGTCGAACGGCGAGACCCCCGGCAAGGGGCAATGCTTCGCTCCTGGATCAACACACACGTTTTGCCTGCATTCTCTGATCGAATTCTTGTTGTAGATACTGCGGTAGCGCAACGCTGTGCCAAATTGCATGTACCTGATCCGCGATCAGATCGGGACGCCATTATTGCGGCTACTGCAATGGTTCATGATATGACGGTAGTTACAAGGAATGTTGACGATTTCATTTCTACGAGTGTTGATATATTAAACCCTTGGGAATTTAAGAATCCTACATGA
- a CDS encoding type II toxin-antitoxin system Phd/YefM family antitoxin, producing the protein MSITTVSSREFNHDVSKAKRAALHGPVFITDRGHTAHVLLTIEEYQAITDKKESIIELLAMSEAAEIGFEPHRLDNDLYKPADFS; encoded by the coding sequence ATGAGCATTACTACCGTTTCCAGTAGAGAGTTTAATCACGATGTCAGCAAGGCAAAGCGGGCCGCTTTACATGGGCCAGTCTTTATTACTGATCGGGGGCATACTGCACATGTTTTGCTAACTATTGAGGAGTATCAAGCAATTACAGATAAGAAAGAAAGTATTATTGAATTACTTGCAATGTCAGAGGCTGCGGAAATAGGGTTTGAACCCCATCGACTGGACAATGATCTGTATAAGCCTGCGGATTTTTCATAA
- a CDS encoding IS3 family transposase (programmed frameshift), which produces MRRKRRNHSSNFKAKVAVAALKGDKTMAELAEQFDVHPNQITEWRRQLMGNADQVFGRSEKQAEESEHKIKELHAKIGQLTMERDFFRTRTGKDSRSERKGMIDRQHTLPATRQCQLLSLNRSSVYYQPKGVSDEDLKLMHRIDEMHLKRPFYGSRRIRDWLWEEGYDINRKRVQRLMRQMGVTALYPKKGTSRPGKGHKIYPYLLKGLDINRPGQVYCSDITYIPMARGFVYLVAIMDWYSRRVLSWRLSNTMESDFCVDALEEAIRRYGAPEIFNTDQGAQFTSEAFTSVLKASGVKISMDGKGRWVDNVFIERLWRSVKYEEVYLRAYESVNEARSGIGDYLKFYNSERKHQSLGKTPDQAYFGEIMLPEAA; this is translated from the exons ATGAGAAGAAAACGTAGAAACCATTCATCAAACTTCAAGGCCAAGGTAGCTGTGGCAGCCTTGAAGGGTGATAAAACTATGGCAGAACTGGCTGAACAGTTTGATGTTCATCCCAATCAGATCACCGAGTGGAGGCGTCAACTGATGGGCAATGCCGATCAGGTATTTGGTCGCTCTGAGAAACAGGCCGAGGAGAGTGAGCACAAGATCAAAGAGCTGCACGCCAAGATTGGTCAGCTAACTATGGAACGGGATTT TTTTAGAACAAGGACTGGAAAGGATTCACGGTCCGAAAGGAAAGGGATGATCGATCGGCAGCATACTTTGCCTGCAACCCGTCAATGCCAGTTGCTGTCACTGAATCGGTCTTCTGTTTACTATCAGCCCAAGGGCGTGTCAGACGAAGACCTGAAGCTGATGCACCGCATTGATGAGATGCACCTGAAGCGCCCCTTCTATGGCAGCCGCCGGATTCGTGATTGGCTATGGGAAGAGGGTTACGATATCAACCGCAAACGTGTACAGCGGTTGATGCGCCAAATGGGGGTAACGGCCTTATATCCCAAGAAGGGTACCAGCCGGCCAGGCAAGGGACACAAGATCTACCCCTACCTGTTGAAGGGGTTGGATATCAATCGCCCAGGCCAGGTTTACTGCAGTGACATTACCTATATTCCGATGGCCAGAGGTTTTGTTTATCTGGTGGCAATTATGGACTGGTATAGTCGCAGAGTATTGAGCTGGCGTCTTTCCAACACGATGGAGAGTGACTTTTGTGTTGATGCACTGGAGGAAGCTATTAGACGTTATGGTGCACCAGAGATATTCAACACAGATCAAGGAGCACAATTCACAAGTGAGGCATTTACGAGCGTACTGAAGGCGTCAGGGGTAAAGATCAGTATGGACGGCAAGGGGCGTTGGGTGGACAATGTCTTCATTGAGCGGCTTTGGCGTAGCGTCAAATATGAAGAGGTCTATCTGCGGGCCTATGAGTCTGTGAATGAAGCACGTTCCGGAATTGGCGACTACTTGAAGTTTTACAATTCGGAACGGAAACACCAGAGCTTGGGAAAAACCCCGGATCAGGCATATTTTGGTGAAATCATGTTGCCGGAAGCAGCATAA
- a CDS encoding reverse transcriptase domain-containing protein gives MVPGKVPGREAKPKGEALLVRYADDFVCAFRYREDAERFYRTLPKRLGKFGLELSPEKTRLIRFSRFHPGGKRRICFLGFELYWGHDRQRRPRLHRRTAKKKLVQAVKGMGEWIKQFRHLPLADFRIALNRRLRGHYQYFGLIGNSRQVWLYYKEVIERVYKWLNRRSQRRSYTWVGLNEMLRQQGILKPEVRKLNFPRTYLIYE, from the coding sequence ATGGTTCCCGGCAAAGTGCCGGGTAGGGAAGCCAAGCCGAAAGGTGAGGCGCTGCTGGTAAGGTATGCAGATGATTTTGTCTGTGCGTTTCGCTACCGAGAGGACGCGGAGCGATTTTACCGGACACTGCCGAAACGATTGGGTAAGTTTGGATTGGAGCTATCACCAGAGAAGACCCGGTTAATACGATTCAGTCGTTTCCATCCCGGTGGAAAACGGCGGATCTGTTTTTTGGGCTTTGAACTGTACTGGGGGCATGATCGCCAAAGGCGACCTCGCCTACACCGGAGAACGGCAAAGAAGAAGTTGGTGCAGGCGGTCAAAGGGATGGGGGAGTGGATTAAGCAGTTTCGCCACCTCCCACTGGCTGACTTCCGCATTGCACTGAATCGCCGCCTCCGGGGGCACTATCAATACTTTGGATTGATAGGTAACAGTCGGCAGGTATGGCTTTACTACAAGGAAGTGATCGAACGTGTTTATAAGTGGCTGAACAGGCGAAGCCAAAGACGGAGCTACACTTGGGTGGGGTTAAATGAGATGCTGAGGCAACAGGGAATCCTGAAGCCGGAAGTAAGGAAGCTTAACTTCCCCAGGACATACCTGATATATGAATAG
- a CDS encoding HU family DNA-binding protein has protein sequence MNKTELIEAIAESAGTSKSTAQAAVNALLSNISDSLIKGDDVQIVGFGTFTVRDRAARTGRNPQTGATLNIPASKVPAFKPGKALKDSVNNV, from the coding sequence ATGAACAAAACTGAACTTATAGAGGCCATTGCTGAATCGGCCGGTACATCTAAATCCACCGCACAAGCCGCTGTTAATGCACTCCTGAGTAATATCAGCGACTCCCTTATTAAAGGTGACGATGTACAGATTGTCGGATTTGGTACCTTTACTGTGCGTGATCGTGCTGCCCGCACCGGTCGTAATCCACAAACAGGGGCCACCTTGAATATTCCCGCTTCTAAAGTGCCTGCTTTTAAACCAGGCAAGGCGCTCAAGGACAGTGTAAACAACGTTTAG
- a CDS encoding autoinducer binding domain-containing protein, translating into MKNYNQIRSDFTEELRRATNIDEGFAALEKALDKLGLRGVLYAIIPHIMLGKCPPVFMASGFYGPFVGAYNEARLDLHDPILSKAAAGETKVIDWQTERKMNEMTKKEREVFQFARDHQITSGKTYLLMHENPYFVVSSIIGSNGDRDFYNFLIEREVIVSEFIRLFHVEVMTRWYRPDIFCKNWIAILTPVEQKVFQGYLNHKSNKTIASEIGRSEGYIKNLSRDICIKLGGTDANGGPLLSRDQIVSIFYALRYGLTKP; encoded by the coding sequence ATGAAAAACTATAACCAGATCCGATCTGATTTTACTGAAGAGCTCAGACGAGCTACTAATATAGACGAAGGTTTTGCCGCCCTTGAGAAGGCACTCGATAAGCTGGGTTTGAGAGGTGTTCTTTATGCAATCATTCCCCACATTATGCTGGGTAAATGCCCACCGGTATTTATGGCTTCAGGTTTCTACGGCCCGTTCGTGGGGGCCTACAACGAAGCTCGCTTAGACCTGCATGATCCCATCTTATCCAAAGCTGCTGCTGGCGAAACAAAAGTGATTGATTGGCAGACTGAGCGCAAGATGAACGAAATGACTAAAAAGGAAAGAGAGGTCTTCCAATTCGCTCGAGATCACCAGATCACTAGTGGTAAGACGTACCTCTTAATGCACGAAAACCCATATTTTGTTGTCTCTAGCATTATCGGCAGTAATGGAGATAGGGATTTCTACAACTTTTTAATCGAAAGGGAGGTTATTGTGAGTGAATTCATCCGGCTTTTCCATGTGGAGGTGATGACCAGATGGTATCGCCCGGATATTTTCTGCAAGAACTGGATAGCTATTTTAACCCCAGTAGAACAAAAGGTATTTCAAGGGTATCTAAATCACAAATCCAATAAGACAATCGCGAGCGAGATAGGTAGAAGTGAGGGGTACATTAAAAATCTGTCTAGGGATATTTGTATAAAGCTAGGCGGCACTGATGCAAACGGGGGTCCGCTATTATCCAGGGATCAAATCGTATCCATTTTCTACGCACTGAGATACGGTCTCACCAAACCGTAA
- a CDS encoding type II toxin-antitoxin system PemK/MazF family toxin, whose translation MNCPLSSIAKSGVEVSRRYIPERNDIVFLDFDPTKGKEIGKYRPALVLSSKVYNQKSGLLICCPISTSIRGAATEVPVDNLDTHSVVASNLINTLDWRERKVKKVAKGDPGVMENVILRLIPLIGADQVIDELE comes from the coding sequence ATGAACTGCCCACTGTCCTCGATAGCGAAGTCGGGAGTTGAAGTGTCGAGAAGGTATATACCAGAGAGGAATGACATCGTATTCCTTGACTTCGACCCTACCAAGGGGAAGGAAATAGGCAAATACCGTCCGGCCCTAGTTCTGTCAAGCAAGGTGTACAATCAGAAGTCAGGCCTGCTGATATGCTGCCCAATCAGTACCAGTATTAGAGGGGCTGCTACAGAAGTTCCAGTTGATAACCTCGATACACACTCAGTTGTGGCATCGAACTTGATCAATACGCTCGACTGGCGCGAGAGAAAGGTAAAAAAAGTGGCGAAGGGAGACCCTGGCGTAATGGAGAACGTGATCCTTCGCCTTATCCCTTTGATTGGCGCTGATCAGGTTATTGATGAACTTGAATAA